The following coding sequences lie in one Oligoflexus sp. genomic window:
- the eutC gene encoding ethanolamine ammonia-lyase subunit EutC, with protein MTQNPWRNWTQARVGLGRYGSSVPTREHLKILEAQALARDSLWRSWNTAPLEKFLASEAIPFQVAATEVRDRQHYLMRPDLGRRLHADSFQSLKNWKPAADTELVFCVTDGLSTDAMDKQLIPFLKHFLPALRAEAFFRQKPYPFVLLPFARVATADAVAEALKSRLSVIFVGERPGLSAHDSMGIYLTYNPSIGTLDSRRNCISNVRVPDGLGYELATQQLLYLLRESLRLGLSGVELKLDLPATGGVITSG; from the coding sequence ATGACACAGAATCCCTGGCGCAATTGGACTCAGGCTCGTGTGGGGCTTGGACGGTATGGCAGCAGCGTGCCGACGCGTGAGCATCTGAAAATACTCGAAGCGCAGGCCTTGGCCCGCGATAGCCTCTGGCGTTCCTGGAACACGGCGCCACTGGAAAAATTCCTCGCGTCCGAAGCCATTCCCTTTCAAGTGGCCGCGACGGAAGTCCGTGATCGGCAGCATTACCTGATGCGCCCCGACCTGGGACGGCGTCTGCATGCGGATTCTTTTCAATCTTTAAAAAATTGGAAGCCTGCCGCTGATACCGAACTGGTTTTCTGTGTGACCGATGGCCTTTCCACCGATGCCATGGATAAGCAGCTGATCCCTTTTTTGAAGCACTTTCTGCCGGCACTCAGGGCTGAAGCGTTCTTTCGGCAAAAACCTTATCCCTTCGTTCTTTTGCCTTTCGCCAGGGTCGCCACTGCGGATGCTGTCGCCGAGGCTTTGAAGAGCCGACTGTCCGTGATATTCGTGGGGGAACGCCCGGGATTGAGTGCGCATGACAGCATGGGAATTTATCTGACTTATAATCCGAGCATCGGAACTTTGGATAGTCGCAGAAACTGTATCAGCAACGTGCGGGTTCCGGATGGACTTGGATATGAGCTGGCCACGCAGCAGCTGCTCTATCTTCTGCGCGAGAGTCTGCGCCTTGGCCTTTCGGGCGTGGAGCTGAAGCTGGATTTGCCCGCGACAGGTGGGGTGATCACCTCGGGTTGA